One part of the Balneolaceae bacterium genome encodes these proteins:
- a CDS encoding sulfatase, with amino-acid sequence MKQTVLLLTSILLMILNGCTSESQTESDRPNIIFIMTDDHAFQAISAYGSDLIDTPNIDRLADEGMLFRRAYVSNSICAPSRAAILTGKHSHMNGHINNGSVFDSTQVTFPKLLQQEGYETSIVGKWHLKSEPTGFDFWKVLPGQGHYYNPDFRTPEGMIQEEGHSTELITDTAIEYLDSIRDKEKPFMLMYQFKAPHRQWWPSAEDIGVYADRDFKEPETLFDDYENRGTAAKEAEMRIADHMGLTLDNKIHPDSLAKTGLEEFSPDIYPRIYLDVYSRLNDEQKEQWDAYYGPINKEFVENTPGGDELTRWKYQRYMEDYLGVIRSVDRNLGRLLEYLDENGLSDNTMIVYTSDQGFYLGEHGWFDKRFMYEESFRTPLIIRYPSEIEAGSENNDFVQNIDFAPTILDVAGVQIPEEIQGESLTPLFTGTNDNWRDQLYYHYYEYPAEHAVKRHYGIRTDRYKLIHFYYDIDEWELYDLENDPSEMTNVYNDPDYTDIRDSLHQELEAIRQYYGDSDELTQQFLERDLAEE; translated from the coding sequence ATGAAACAAACTGTACTGCTGCTCACCTCAATTCTTTTAATGATTCTCAATGGTTGTACAAGCGAGAGCCAGACCGAGTCAGACCGGCCAAATATCATTTTTATCATGACAGACGATCATGCTTTCCAGGCAATCAGTGCATATGGGTCTGATCTGATTGATACTCCAAATATAGACCGACTGGCAGACGAGGGAATGTTGTTCCGCCGGGCGTATGTTTCTAATTCCATATGTGCACCGAGCCGGGCCGCAATTCTTACTGGTAAACACAGCCATATGAATGGACACATCAACAATGGAAGCGTGTTTGATTCCACACAGGTCACGTTCCCAAAATTGTTGCAGCAGGAAGGTTATGAAACATCGATTGTGGGGAAATGGCATTTGAAATCTGAACCCACCGGGTTTGATTTCTGGAAAGTGCTGCCGGGACAGGGGCATTATTACAATCCCGATTTCCGAACACCCGAGGGGATGATTCAAGAAGAGGGACACTCAACAGAACTGATTACGGATACAGCGATTGAATATCTCGATTCTATTCGTGACAAAGAAAAACCATTTATGTTGATGTACCAGTTCAAAGCGCCGCACCGCCAGTGGTGGCCCTCGGCCGAAGATATTGGAGTTTATGCTGACAGGGATTTTAAAGAGCCGGAAACCCTGTTTGATGACTATGAAAATCGGGGCACGGCAGCGAAAGAAGCCGAGATGAGAATTGCCGATCACATGGGGCTCACTCTGGATAATAAAATCCATCCCGATTCTTTAGCGAAAACCGGCCTTGAGGAGTTTAGCCCGGATATCTATCCACGAATTTACCTGGATGTGTACAGCCGCCTGAATGACGAACAAAAAGAGCAATGGGATGCTTACTACGGACCCATCAACAAAGAGTTTGTAGAGAATACACCCGGGGGAGATGAGTTGACAAGATGGAAATATCAGCGCTATATGGAGGATTATCTGGGAGTGATTCGAAGTGTGGACCGAAATCTGGGCCGGCTTCTGGAGTATCTCGATGAAAACGGACTGAGCGATAACACGATGATTGTTTATACATCTGACCAGGGATTTTATCTCGGTGAGCACGGTTGGTTTGATAAGCGATTTATGTATGAAGAGTCCTTCCGAACACCGCTCATTATTCGATATCCGTCAGAAATTGAGGCGGGATCAGAGAATAATGACTTCGTTCAAAATATCGATTTTGCTCCAACCATTTTAGATGTAGCCGGTGTGCAAATTCCGGAGGAGATCCAGGGAGAAAGTTTAACTCCGTTATTTACCGGAACAAATGATAATTGGCGGGATCAGTTGTACTATCACTACTACGAATATCCCGCTGAACATGCGGTGAAGCGTCACTACGGAATTCGAACCGATCGCTACAAACTGATTCATTTCTATTACGATATCGACGAGTGGGAACTTTATGACCTGGAGAATGATCCAAGTGAGATGACGAATGTGTATAATGATCCGGATTATACTGACAT